The genomic DNA CCTGGATCAAATTCGGGAGAACTGTATAaatggttgttgttgttgttttaattaaagaaaatgtCATACTTATATCTGTCATACTGTACTTATATTGTCTTTTCACACTCTCTATAGGACTAAAAGCAATAGGAGGGATGGATGATCCTGTTGTATTCTTGATCTCTGGCCGTGAGCTTAGCAAGTATGACTTCAATCTTCTGCAGGAGCAGATGGAGAACGAGCTTCCCCAGCATAAGAGACACGTGCTGATTCTGAGTCTGCCAAACATCACACTGGAGGTTAATGAGAAAAAGAAGAAAGCTTTAAAGAAACACATTGTCAAAGTAGCTTTAGTGTCTGGTGGTGTGGCAGCGGTTCCTGTTCCTGGTCTTTCGATTGCAGTAGATTTAGGCATCCTAGCATATGAGATAAATAAGTACTGCAGTACATTTGGTCTGGATAAGAAATCTTTGAAGAAGCTCTGTGAACAATCTGGGCAGAGCCTAAAGACTATTGAGAGTCTGATAACCTCAGTTTGGTATAAAGGATCTATTACAGGTATGATTTTAACCCAGCTACGCCTTGCAGCACTTTTTGTAACAGGAGAAGTTGCAGAGCGCATTTTTAGCATTATACCAATAATAGGCTCTGTAGTGGCAGGGGGAATCTCATTTGTTACTGTCTATTACATGCTAAACAAAGCACTGAATAACATAGCAGAAGATGCCAGGAAAGTGCTAATTGCTGCGGTAAATACTTCAGAGTAATTACATATGTGTTATATAAAAGACAATTATATTTCTTGATTAAGTCTTCAAATTGTATTGTGTTTATATTATTCTTTTGGGGATTAAGAACAAGGGGAGTTAAATATGGTATTAATATTTCTTTTAATATGTGTTAACCTTGATGGTGAAGCCGTGAGGTGCCAATTTTTTATCCTCTGAAAACAGATGTAATCTGATTATTGTTActatatactgtacatgtttgttcaaataaatgtataaatggaATTCATTTAAAGCCGATAGAGATAAATTAACATGATCTCACAACGTTCCGTGGGAttgtcacggaattttttgctcgtttttccgtggcattctcgcGGATCTCTGCATGTTTCCGTGGcccggactttcttttccgtggcgttctcacggattggttgcTCGGccgctttttcctattttcaaaccattgtcgctttggtttagggttagatttggtgtttgcgttagtatgtcactttaagtattggtttatactattttttctgatgtattctcttatattttctaaactttaatcaattgtcgcctgacattggggttagagttgggtttggttagggatgtcattttatgtaaatctaaccctaaaccgaagcgacaatggtaagaaaataggacaaaacagttgagaaTGCCACGAAGAAGAGGGTCAGAGACAGGGCACGGAGGTGTGCGGAGATCCGTGAAAATGCCActgaaaaataaactaaaattccgtgactatgccacggaaaggATAAATTGTGTATGAAATCACTTCTGCTCTGGAGAACTGTGAGAACACTTCTCTTGTTGTCAACTTTTTTTGTGaactttttttttagtattttgaGTATTGTCTTTATCAGGATCATTTCACTGACAGTAGTTAAATGCTCTaatgtataaaacaaacattaaaagtgTCTGCAAAATATTTCCAATAAATTGGGTTGAATTTGTCATAATTCTAAGGAAGGTTTCAAAATTAAAAGTGAGAGTTAATAATATAGTGTTGTGAAAAGCTATTTTGTATTGTTGTCTATGTAACAATTCTAATCCAGGAGTATTGTGAAATATCTCTTATACATACAGAACAGTAATAGCACAATTATATTGTTACCAATTTAAATACGAATTTAACATACGAATGCTAATGGTACAATATATATGATGGTTTTTCATTTACAATTTTATTATGTTTCGGAATCTTTTTGTTGTTAAAGGTGCGCTTCCTCTGTCGTTTtcattgttttatactgttgtctgaggtgtACTCGTTTCATtcgtgttttttttacatccaaaaacatcaaGAGCAACAAGTAATAGGCCATTTTGTACCCTGGTTTTGAGGCTGGCTCGAGAAATGATTCGTTTTGAGGGGCCAGCCGCCAGCCGCATTGACGACTTGGaagtaaacgcccactgctatgattggataacAGTTTTTCGTAGTCAAACTAACTTTCAATACtcatttaatctcatgtgtaattgTCTTAAAAGACAGTGTCTTTcttacacacacattttatcATGAACActttcaacacacacacacacattttttatcGTAAACCCTTTCAATGCGTGTGCAgtagcacacacacatgcagggCCGCTGGAAGTCATTTTGGACAGgggtgctgtgaattattttttttttacaaaaaacctATGAGCCTATAGgtctatttaaaatatattttaaaaataaatacattga from Misgurnus anguillicaudatus chromosome 20, ASM2758022v2, whole genome shotgun sequence includes the following:
- the LOC129454938 gene encoding interferon-inducible GTPase 5-like isoform X2; protein product: MDSFDDYSIITEEEIKELKESISNQDITSATKTIKEYLEQQDRVELNIAVTGESGSGKSTFVNAFRGLGDEDEDSAETGVVETTMEPKAYHHPKYQNVKLWDLPGIGTPNFKADEYLKQVQFERYDFFIIIASERFRECHIQLAKEIMRMEKKFYFVRSKIDQDINNERHKRNFDQKKILDQIRENCINGLKAIGGMDDPVVFLISGRELSKYDFNLLQEQMENELPQHKRHVLILSLPNITLEVNEKKKKALKKHIVKVALVSGGVAAVPVPGLSIAVDLGILAYEINKYCSTFGLDKKSLKKLCEQSGQSLKTIESLITSVWYKGSITGMILTQLRLAALFVTGEVAERIFSIIPIIGSVVAGGISFVTVYYMLNKALNNIAEDARKVLIAAVNTSE
- the LOC129454938 gene encoding interferon-inducible GTPase 5-like isoform X1, giving the protein MMDSFDDYSIITEEEIKELKESISNQDITSATKTIKEYLEQQDRVELNIAVTGESGSGKSTFVNAFRGLGDEDEDSAETGVVETTMEPKAYHHPKYQNVKLWDLPGIGTPNFKADEYLKQVQFERYDFFIIIASERFRECHIQLAKEIMRMEKKFYFVRSKIDQDINNERHKRNFDQKKILDQIRENCINGLKAIGGMDDPVVFLISGRELSKYDFNLLQEQMENELPQHKRHVLILSLPNITLEVNEKKKKALKKHIVKVALVSGGVAAVPVPGLSIAVDLGILAYEINKYCSTFGLDKKSLKKLCEQSGQSLKTIESLITSVWYKGSITGMILTQLRLAALFVTGEVAERIFSIIPIIGSVVAGGISFVTVYYMLNKALNNIAEDARKVLIAAVNTSE